The following coding sequences lie in one Panicum virgatum strain AP13 chromosome 6N, P.virgatum_v5, whole genome shotgun sequence genomic window:
- the LOC120678908 gene encoding putative methylesterase 14, chloroplastic encodes MGNAFACMPRKEHRGAAAVSRSKRMGSARSVRGGPKLTPAEEELLHRQALAMAIHQHLDSGGSMSRRIDAGASLSRRMAPGSTSSRRRGDLPDSVTNAKPAQIVLENLETKKIVLVHGEGFGAWCWYKTISHLEEAGLEPVALDLTGSGIDHTDTNSIATLADYSKPLIDYLDKLPEDEKVILVGHSCGGASVSYALEHCPKKISKAVFLTATMVKDGQRPFDVFSEELRSADVFLRESQFLVYGNGKDKPPTGLMFDKQQIKGLYFNQTPSKDMALAAVSMRPIPLAPIMEKLSLTPEKYGTVRRYFIQTLDDHMLSPDAQEKLVREDPPDGIFKIKGGDHCPFFSKPQSLNKILLEIAQIQAPAALLPGKASLEETVAEKS; translated from the exons ATGGGCAACGCGTTCGCGTGCATGCCGCGCAAGGAGCACCGGGGCGCAGCCGCGGTGTCGCGCAGCAAGCGGATGGGGAGCGCGCGGTCGGTGCGCGGCGGGCCCAAGCTgacgccggcggaggaggagctcctGCACCGCCAGGCGCTGGCCATGGCCATCCACCAGCACCTCGACTCCGGCGGCTCCATGTCGCGCCGCATCGACGCCGGGGCCTCCCTCTCCCGCCGCATGGCCCCCGGCTCCACCAGCTCTCGACGCCGCGGCGACCTGCCGGACTCCGTCACGAATGCCAAGCCC GCCCAAATCGTTCTGGAGAATTTAGAAACAAAGAAAATTGTCCTTGTTCATGGAGAAGGATTTGGTGCTTGGTGTTGGTACAAGACCATCTCGCACTTGGAGGAAGCTGGTCTTGAGCCTGTTGCCTTAGACCTCACAGGTTCTGGCATAGATCATACCGATACAAACAGCATAGCTACACTAGCAGATTACTCCAAGCCATTAATTGATTACCTTGATAAACTTCCTGAGGATGAGAAG GTTATTTTGGTCGGCCACAGTTGCGGAGGTGCAAGTGTTTCATACGCGTTAGAACACTGCCCCAAAAAGATCTCAAAGGCAGTGTTTCTTACTGCTACAATGGTGAAGGATGGGCAGCGGCCCTTCGATGTGTTCTCAGAGGAA CTGCGGTCAGCAGATGTTTTCTTGCGAGAATCACAGTTTTTGGTTTATGGAAATGGAAAGGACAAGCCTCCTACTGGGCTGATGTTTGATAAACAGCAGATCAAGGGGCTCTATTTCAACCAAACTCCTTCCAAG GATATGGCGCTAGCTGCGGTGTCCATGAGACCCATCCCTCTTGCCCCAATCATGGAGAAGCTCTCCCTCACCCCTGAAAAATACGGCACCGTGCGCCGCTACTTCATTCAGACGCTTGACGACCACATGCTCTCACCTGATGCCCAGGAGAAGTTGGTCCGGGAGGACCCGCCAGATGGCATCTTCAAGATAAAGGGCGGCGACCACTGCCCCTTCTTCTCGAAGCCGCAGTCCCTCAACAAGATCTTGCTGGAGATTGCACAGATCCAAGCTCCAGCCGCGCTGCTCCCGGGCAAAGCAAGTTTGGAGGAGACCGTGGCAGAGAAATCCTGA